AGCTGCAGAAATCCAGtgacctcttttggcctccaggGCATCTGCATTCATGAGTGTGACAACGCAAACACTCAAACTCAAaggtgtaaaaacaaaacaaaacaaattatacatttaaatataggaTCTGAGAAAGCAGAGATACCAGGAAGATGGCTTGCCTTTGTCCCTTCTGTGTCCTAGGACCCTGTGTGGGTGGTTGGAGTTAAGCCCAAGTGGATGCTGGCGTTTTGTCCAGAATGACTGCAGCAGGTTCTAACCCAGTATGTCCAGGCAGGCTCCATCTGACTCCTTTGCTTGGGAAACCACCAATGTCCTCTACTGCATTAACATTAAGAGCCTCTTCCCTCTCAGAATCCCCGAGGGCCTCAGAGGGCACTAACTCCATGGTATAATGGCTTGTGTCCTTTCCCTGGAGCTGTGCATTCCAACCGTTGACTGTCCACCTTTGTTGAGCAGAATGGTGGATGTTGGTGGCCAGCGATCTGAACGGCGGAAATGGATTCACTGCTTTGAGAGCGTCACGTCCATCATTTTCTTGGTTGCTCTGAGTGAATACGACCAGGTTCTGGCTGAGTGTGACAATGAGGTATGTTTGGGGGTAAAGAACTTAAGAGGTATGCTCCTGGGGTGGTAACTGAGGAAGACAGTCCTATTTCTGCAATTTTCAAGAATCGTAGAGTCCTGGGACTGGGTCAGGAGAGCTCAGTTTACCAAGTCAGCCCCTAGAAACCATGTAAAAACCCAAGCTGCACACAAAGCTGCGATTCTTACTGCTGGTGGCATGTTGGGAACATTCTGCCTTTTGGGCTCTGGGCTATAGTTACATTTACCGGGTTCCAATGGGGGCAGTTTCATTTCCAAGTCCCTTCAGAGACCCTAATACATACAATACAGTCTAACAgttctcccccaaccccacccctttcaagactgggtctcatgtagcctaagctggcctcacTCACACTGgctataaagcaaagggtaacCTTCagcttctgatcctccagccttACACTACCTCCTACGTGCTGTGCCACTGTacggattgaactcagggcctcctcATGCTAGGCATCCCCAGCCCGAGTGATACTGTTTCTAATAGATGCCATCTGGGCAGTCCTCAGCCTCCAGAGAATGGCACTCCAAACTACGTTCCCAGTGGAGTAGTCAGGGCAGAGGTTCCCAGTGCATGGAGCAGTCCAGGAGGTACGAGAGATGGCATCTGTCCTGTAACCCTGAAAGGGTCTTACTCAGAGCATCTGGACCTGATCCAGACCAGGCAGGTGCTGTGCCTCCTACAAAGCTGCAAGGTGCTGACTGGGTCTAGTTATGTTAGATGCTCTAATAGAGAGCGATCAGGACCGTTAGTCACTTTGTGAGGTTGTTTTCTGAGGGATAGCAATGTCCTCCTAATGGGCTTTCCCTCTGCATGTAAGCAAGAATTCCTGGCTCCTGTTACAAGGACATAAATGTAAATCATCAGTGCCCTGACCAGGATCAGGTGGTGGCCCATGAACAAACCATATCTTGTATCTCTTGAGTGAAGGCTTAATACTGTGCTTTAGAGAATCTCTAGAAGTGAGTGAGTTGCTTCTTTCTCTGAGAACATTTTCTGGACCCCAGACTTCAGAGTGGGAAAAGGCGCAGGTGTGGGAAAAGGGCATATCCCTTTGGAGCATGTGTTGAGCTTTGATGTTTTTTTTACAGTTGCTTGCTTCTCTAAAGGAGAAAGGTCCTGcctttttcctcttagaaataCTTCAGAGAAAATGCTGTGTAGAAGAGTAGTTGTCACAAGATGCGATTTGTTTCTCAGTTATTTGGCTCCTGGAATTAGAGAGCTTTCGGCATTTCCTTTGATGTGTGTTGTTTAAAAGtactgtctgtaagcatagcgcCACCGGACTCACTTCTCTATGGGTCTGGAAAGGTTAAAGTTTTGGAATGCTATGTTCATCCAGCAAACTGGGACGACACACCACTTGTACGGCACTGTGACAGCGCTCTGCCGTGTTAGTTCCCTTCCTACCCGAGTGTGGCTTGCCTCCCTCAGGGGGCGGGGTCCTCCTGGAAGAGCTTTCTCCCCTCCTGTGCTCCAGTACACCTGACAGGGTGCTCAGCACACACCCACCTGGGGCTGGTGTCTCACCACCTGGTAATCAGTTACAGAAAACAAACACCTTTTCCAACTATATAAACTTTCTGTTCCAAGTTACATAAAAGCCTTGTTTAGGGCAAGAGTTAGAGTGCTCCAAAGAGAAGGCCCAGAAAGAGTCAAGGAGTcaggtgagggagggggcagaTAGAAGCAGGTGCGGTTCGTGCTTTCTGTCGTAAGAGCAGTGACCCGAAGGGCAGAGAGGACTGATGGGTGCATGCAGATACTTTGCATGCTGTATCCAAGTCTTGCTTTTCTTCCTCGCTTATCCTAACTTCCTGTTTCTCACTAGAACCGTATGGAAGAGAGCAAAGCCTTGTTTAAAACCATCATCACCTACCCCTGGTTTCTGAACTCATCTGTGATTTTGTTTCTAAACAAGAAGGATCTTTTGGAAGAGAAGATCATGTACTCTCATCTAATTAGCTATTTCCCAGAATACACAGGTAGGTATTCATTTTGGGAAACAGTGTTTTCACATCAACCTTGTTGACCTCCTCTTCTCCAGCATCAGTCTCTGGTCTTCAGCATGGCTTTCTGGGGCCCTCCTGAAGGGCTCTCACTTTCCCAGTTCAAATCCCAGTTCTTGTTACTCTGCTCATGTTTCACCTGTCACTGCAAGGGCCTGAATGCACTTGCCAACCATTTGGCTGACTCCACCTGGCTGGTCAGGCCCCATCTCAGGCATCTCCCCTAGGAAAACCCTTGGACCTTCCTGTCTACAGCCTGCATTTGTGTCACCCCATTTCTGTTGCCCTGGCAGCCTGGTCATTCTGCCGAGGAGTCTTGTCTGCATATGCGTTCTTCAGTTTTCCCTGGCAACTGGAGCAGAGCTGGCTCTGGCAGCTTCCGTCAGAACACGTGCTGCTCTGTGGGGTGACAGGGTGGCATCTTAGAcacgggggcgggggaggggtgttgaagtcttgAATGTATGCAGCCTGCTCAAGGCAGGGCAGTTCTCTTGCTAATCACTCCTGGCACAAGAGGTCTCAAATAATGTGCTCTTGACATTCATTGATATTTCCATGTTAATGTTTCAGCATTAACACCCCCCCCTTGATTAAATACTCTGGTAGTATAGTTCAGAACTGTCAAGCTTTAAAACCAATCTAGCAACACTAGTTTTGGCATCACAACCCCTGCCCTCCAGTCCACGGCCGCTGTCTGTAAAGTATCATTTCAAAAGTGGCTAGGAAAACAAAACTAGGCCACTATTTTTAGATAAACCACTTTACAGTACAATTTTTAGATATACCAGTAGACACTTTAAAAAGACCAAATATTGGGCTAGggaatggctcagttggtaaaaagACCAGAACCCACCTAAAAGAGCCAAGCATGACAGTGAGGACTTATAATCACAgagcggggtggggggtgggggtggggggacagtaGGTCCCTGGGATTTGCTGGCCAGTCAATTGAGTCTAGTTGGTGAGCTGTTAGCCAATGAAAAACCCTATCAATAGAGGTGCACGGCATTCCTGAGAATAACGTGAAACTGTTCTCTGGTCACATACACgtacacacgcgcgcacacacacacacacaccataaaatggCAAGTATTCTTAGAATACTATTTTATGGATTAATAATGCAATGTAATACCTACTCTAGGTAAACTTTCCTTAGATATAAAGTAAGTCTGATAAAGAAGTATCCcaaataagaacaaaaatacattaaaaatggaCTGTGGGAGGACATGGTGTTGAGTCTATATCTTTCCCCATTCCTCTCATGACCAGGACCAAAGCAAGATGTCAAGGCTGCCAGGGACTTTATACTGAAGCTGTATCAAGACCAGAACCCTGACAAAGAGAAGGTCATCTACTCTCACTTCACATGTGCGACAGACACGGAGAACATCCGCTTTGTGTTTGCTGCCGTCAAAGACACCATCCTGCAGCTGAACCTACGGGAGTTCAACCTGGTGTAAGTGCCGTGGCCCGCTCTCCCGAGACAGAGGGGATCTGAGCTCCTCCTGCCTGATCTACAAGTGCTTCTGACCAGCTGGGCCAGGGTAAAGGACATTATGTGGCTCACAGGAACCGAGATGGGTAGTGCAACTAGAAAGATATTTGTCTTACCAACCCTTTCTAAGTGTCTAATTCTTGACTGTCTAATTCTTTTCCTTACCTTTTCGGCTGTAAAGATTCACTATAATTTTTGAGTTTGGTATTTTACAGAATTTTAAAAGGCCACTGtgatttttccattattttttaaactaaGTGTTCAATAGCTATTAAAAAATCATGTAACAGAGGGACTTGTTAATTTATAGATCATGCCTTCAGACCTCTAGGATTAATTTCGATGACTAAAACATCTTAATAGGCttgaagatttttaaataaatgctaagAAACATTTCTAATATCCTTCCCCTTAATTCTGGTGAGTGACTCATTTAACATTTGACCAAACCACCAAAGACCTCTTTCTGTATCCTCCGCCACTTTtggttgttattttaaaaaataacaaacaggTAGGCTTTCAATTCAGATTTGTCATGTAACCTAGGATGGGCTTGGTCCTCCTGCCTGGACTTTCCAGGTGTATTTTGgaactgtgggtggtgccataaTGCTCAGccaagaattttttcttttccgagacagggtctcatgtattccaTGCTGGTCTCAAACATACTATgcagcagaggatgaccttgaacttctgtcttCATATACACAACCTATTTAAGGCAGGAGAGTTCTCACCTTATTGCTAACTCCTGGCATAAGACACCTCAAATAGTATCATTTGACACTGACATTTACAGGTTAGTGCTGagatgcatgtgccaccatgaccagttTATGTGATGCTTGGGATGGAACCCGgtgctttgtgcatgctaggcaagccttctgcacccactgagctacacccccagcccaAGATTACTTTAAAAAGAGTTCTTTTCAGTGTCAACTTTCTAAACCAAATATTACTCAAACATCTGATTTGGCCATAATTTGGTGGTAAAGTCAATGCTGAGATATGATAAATGGACTCTAgttagtgcatgtgtgtattctaATGCATAAGGCCAGGTCTTGTAACTTATGGAATGGCGAAAGCATAACTCATTTAACAAATGTTATGTAAACCTTACCAAAACTCTGATGGCAATCACAAATCTGTTGTTTGGACTGTGTATGCTGTGCCTTTCTGGATATTAAGAATACACTGTTCTACTGTGTGCACTGATGAGATGTGTTCCTTAGAGTTCATGGCTGATGATTctgttcaaaagaaaaatactgcAGCCTTGACAATCCAGCAGCTTCCCTGCTTCCTCCTTTTTCAAGTCTTCATTTATCACGGTGTGCTGGAGCTTCGCAATGGCTGGCTCAGTGTGCACTGCAGACCCAGATCCCGGGAAGGAGCTTCATATTCAAGGACTCTGGTAGCTTGGTCTGTTATGCTTACTAGGAGGTATGTGTGCGCTTAGGGACTTGGGACGTAGCCACCTCTCGCCAATCTTCAAAGGGTCTCCCACTTAAAAtggtttagtttttaaaatagaaagtgGCATATATCTAGTAGAAACTGTGCTTTGAATAATGATCCTTTCTCAGGCTAACAGTTTTTGGCATTGTACTCTTGAGATGATGGATAGTTGCAAGGTGCAGCTTCCAGTCAGCAATACAACCATGAGGGGAAGAAATAACCTCTCTGTAGTGCACCAATGGAATGGATGTTCCACAGAGTCAGCATGATATGTATACTTTCAGCTTCAATGCTTTCAGTCAGTGGTTTTATTAGTTAAGACTATAGAACACTTAGATTGGCTGCATTTGTTGCAGAGCCACATGTCCGAATTCCTAGAGCTGAACTAAGCCTTTCTTTCACCCTGTTTCCGGACTTCCAGATTGTCAATTTACTGGAACAATTCCAAGTCTGAAATAATTCTAACcaagtatttttatgttttaaaatccaATCTTTATTCAAGGCATGAAGAACTGGGAAAATggatattaaattttatttgaaacaATCAGTCATCACGACAAAGACAAGCAGCTCTTCAAGTTATTTAAAGTCATAGAAAACATTCACTTTGTGACCCCTTCCTATCACATACCATGGCTAAAGGTAATTAACTGGGTCTCATTAACcaattaatctaaaaaaaaaaagcataccaaTACAATTAGAATTAAGGATGTTAAGTAATGTGGAGTTCTTTTTTCAAGTAATTCCTAGCACTAAGCTACTGACAATTTAACCTTTGGCTGACATACAAAAAAATGCCTTTCATGACAAGAGTTGTTCAATAAATCAAAATTTGGTAACAAATGCTTTTTAGTTACAGCAAAGCTAAACTCTCCCAATCAGAGTTAAGTTAGTAATTTCTGTCAATATTGTTTGTAGAAATTCTCTCTTAGCCTTTCTTTGAACGTATACTCACCAACTGCTGAAAAACTTAGCCAGCTGATGTTGGTAGCTGACTTCACCCACTATTCCCTCAAGCTCTTAGTCAATGCTGAGCATGCTTGGCTAGACGACTTTTCAGCTTGAAAAGTCAGGACACTGATCTCTTGGAGTTAGGCCCCCAAGAAGACAGATTTTAGACAGGCAGGAGAAGGCCAATGTTCCTGGTTTTAttcaataacaatgaaaaaagactgAAGACCAGCAAGCTTTATTGGACTCACATATGGTTAAACGGGGCAGTCATCTTAGCATGCGGTCCaactctgtcccctccaggaaaTAAGTACAATTGATAGGATCTCCAACCAAATTTTAGAAAAAGACTAAGATTAGTTTTAAGAGTAAGAACTGTACTAGAAATGCCTATTAATAGATTATATCAAAATATACAAAACTAAGGCAGTCACTGTGTAATATGTAATTAAGTCATGTTTACATACAAGAGATACTAGGAATAGAAAAGTGAAGATATAGAAACAATGCAGAAATAGATACTCAAAAAAAGGAGGGGAGCATGTTTTTACCAAATAATAAACATGTCAAAGAAGTGCAGGCTATTCAGTCAGTATAAAAATAGTTAAGATACTTGTCTGGATATTTCATAAAAATGCAACTGTACAATTAAAAAGCTAGGAAAAGGTACTTTTAAAGTACATCTTCCCTGGCAATTTTTGTTAACTACAATACACCTATATATAGAGATGACCATTAAAAATTTATAGACGCATGTTCTAAGAAGTCCCCAATACAATTTGTAATTATTGGTGGGCATTTGAGTGTATTGTCGTTGATATTTAGAATATTCTATCATAAGCTATAGCATAAATGTTTCTGAAATGCTTTTCAGCCCAAATACTGGTGACTTTTGGATAGTCAATTATACAACAGTGATATGAGGATATCGTAAGAAAGACTGAAGCTTTCATCATGCTTTGCGTTAGGTAATACTTTTAATTAGACACTTTTATTTAACAATCTTTTACAAAGATTTTACTAGAAGGAAACACTGATGTCACAGAAATATGTTCACTGACAGAGAGTCTAAATCAAGGCAATCTGATAGACCACAGTAGGTGTTAAACAACTCAAACATATTTTGTACAAAggatttaattttgaaaaatattcataTCAACCTATAAAATGTGAAGATGTGTCAAGCTTTGGATAACCCGAATTTTCCACTTTTAAAGAATgctaaaatgctttttaaaaaaaacctctaatgctaaagtaaaaatatttttaatgatatgAGATAATTTACTAAAGAAGCAATAAAGTAAAAAGGTTTCAAATCAAGACACATTAGTGGGGTTTCTGAAAATGCAGCCCCTTTCATTTAGCAAGGCACCACTTTCTAGGTCAGTGGGAAAGTCATGCTAGTGGGTATAATGCTCACATTGCCACAATACATAGTTCATGAGAAGCACAGTTTAGCCAACTAGTGTAAACTTAGTCAGTTAGCATTAACAATACAGTATAAACTTCCAAAAATATATTCACATGACCAGGCAGAGTGAGGGGTTCATTTCTAGATGGAGAAGTGATATGTGATTCTGTGGCGCACCAAAGGAAATGAGACTGATGAGTTCTGAGGACACACGGTATTTTTAGTTACAAGGTACCGATGTTTGTATGGCACTCTCAGCAAGGGACTGTTCTGGTCCTACAATAACACTGCCTACACAGCTCACTACCCATTTTTAAGGATCTCTGCCACCTGTATGATGAGCCAGAGATAAAAGACTACTGAATCAAACAAGTAACTGTAAATTATAAAATGTTATGCTAACATTTTATAACATTAACCTCATCTAGTGGTTAAGGTTTCTAGTTTTCATTGGTATTTAGACAGATATTTCCTAAAACAATCTGTGTCTTCTACTGCATAGTCAGAGAGAGTGATGGGCACATGATTCATAAAGAACGAGAGCTATTTCTTGGTTTGTATTGATACAGGAATGAGGATAGGCACATGAGCTATGTGTGTGCACTAGTGAGAAAACCCATCCTGCTGGCCACCAGAAGATTGGGTAGGCTAACTTTTACTTTTGCATTTTTACCATGGCATACATGGGGAGTTATGAATCAAATTTGTCTGaactcatgaaagaaataatCAATGAAGTATTTAACTCCTGGCAGTGCCTGGGATGCAAGGAAAATAACATTCCAGATGAGGAGGTGATACCAATCTTCTCTTCACAGGTTTAATCTGAAAACTTGGAGGGGCTCAGCAACAGAGAAAACTTGTACCTTACCTTGAAGAAAGGTCATCTTGGGGATATACAACTACAATAATTTGAGATGTGTCATCTTTTGAGTCAACTTATATTTAGCAGAAAATCATTCTGGGGATGTTACCAATAGCAATGTGTTCTCCGCAATCTGTAACAATAGCCGGTTGTGGGCAGCAATGGCAGTTATAGTCTGACACGCTGTTCAGTCCAGCTTTTACAGCAAAGCAAGGGTTTGGCAAGCCTGCAGATTAAACACCCAGTGACCAAACAGACTCTGCAATTTCAACACCAGTTTTTAACAAGTTGGTACACATACAGTATAAACACTGTATTATTCAATAACCGATTAATATATTCTGTTTATAGTTCACAATTGGACAGTCATTCCGTTTcactttaaataattcattaatAGTAAAGAGCAAAGATCTTGGACAAAAACCAAAGGGGTAAAAACTGTAGCCTTATTTTTCTATTATGATGGAGCTCATAATTTTTGTAGTGATTAGCCTATACATTTAAACAAGTGTTTCTTGCCTGAATAACTACAGCGTAAACAAACCTAAAACTCTTAACCCAAAGCAATAGCGTAGGTTACTGGTTAGATTTCAGGTTTTCACTTTGACTCAGGAGAGGAGCTCTTCATTCTAGAGCAGAACTCACTGTAGCTAAGATGTtggaaagtgtttttttttttgtatttttaaatcccTATTACCAGTCAACAGACGGTAACTATTATTAAGGCTTtagtttttactttaaaaagtgtCTATTAAAAACACAAACTGTGCAGGTTCACAGAGTTCTCCTGAGGAAGTATTTCTAAGGCTCTAAGGCTCTGAAGGGCTTTACCTTTTGGGGTATGGTACTCATTTGTAAAGCCTTTCTTAAGTCTGTGGTCCAAGGGGTATTATGTCCAATCTCAAAAAAATTGTTTTCGTAGTTATAGTATGTATTTTAGTATAATCCaaatcatttgtttaaaaaagtaAGGAAAATACCAAAACATTTATTTGTAAAAAGAACTTCATGATTCTGAAGA
This is a stretch of genomic DNA from Meriones unguiculatus strain TT.TT164.6M chromosome 1, Bangor_MerUng_6.1, whole genome shotgun sequence. It encodes these proteins:
- the Gna14 gene encoding guanine nucleotide-binding protein subunit alpha-14 isoform X2, which codes for MRIIHGSGYSDEDRKGFTKLVYQNIFTAMQAMIRAMDTLRIQYVCEQNKENAQIIKEVEVDKVSALSRDQVAAIKQLWLDPGIQECYDRRREYQLSDSAKYYLTDIDRIAMPSFVPTQQDVLRVRVPTTGIIEYPFDLENIIFRMVDVGGQRSERRKWIHCFESVTSIIFLVALSEYDQVLAECDNENRMEESKALFKTIITYPWFLNSSVILFLNKKDLLEEKIMYSHLISYFPEYTGPKQDVKAARDFILKLYQDQNPDKEKVIYSHFTCATDTENIRFVFAAVKDTILQLNLREFNLV